The DNA window TGTGGATGGTGACCGCGCTGACCGTTGTCATCGGCTTAACGATGGAGGCGCGCCTATTGTCGCCGGCGTATACGGTTGGCGGTGCGCTCGTGCTGCTCGGTTTAGTCGGGCAAAGCGGGATGGTGGGCAGCATATTCCCTGATGGCGCAACGGCGGGGACGTCTTTGGCTTTGTTGCTTGTGCTGTTGCTGTTAGCGGAAGGATGGCTCATCCTCCGCTCGCGGAACGGGGCCGTCTCACCGCAGCTTGCCAAAAGCAAGCGGGGGATGACGGTCGGCATGCAATGGGCGCAGCGCTTTTGGTTTGTGCCGCTCGTGCTCCCGATATCCGGCGGTGCGCTGCCGCCGGTTTCGTGGTGGCCGCTCCTTCCGGCCGGGGACGACTATTCGCTCTGGCTTGTGCCGTTTCTTCTCGGGTTTTCGCAACGCCGGCAGCACGTCATGCCGTCGGAAGCGGCGCGGGAGGAAGGACAGCGTGTGCTTCGGCTTGCGCTTCTTGTCACTCTGCCGGCTGTTTTTAGCGTGTGGTACGCACCGCTGGCGTTTGTGGCGGGGGCTATGGCCATCATCGGCCGCGAGTGGATCGCTTTTTCCGGGCACCGCGCTGACCGCGCCCGCCCGCCCCGCTTCGCCCGCCATCCGCAAGGGCTGGTGATTGTCGGCGTGCTTCCTGACTCGAAAGCGGAGAAAATGGGGCTGCAAATCGGGGAAATCATTATGAAAGCGAACGGCGCCCCTGTGCGGACGGAGGCGGAGTTTTACGAAGCGCTGCAGCGCAACCGGGCATTTTGTAAACTTGATGTCGTCGGGCATAACGGCGAAGTCCGCTTTGTCCAAGGGGCGTTGTATGAAGATGAGCATCATGAGCTGGGCTTGCTGTTTGTGCGCAATCGGGGCGCGTCGGCGTCCGAAGCTGTTTCGTAAAGGAGACTGAGCATATGTGGTTTCTCGCGGCACTCATCATTCCGTGCCTGCTTGTCTTGTTATTTGCACGGGTGACCTACAACCGGTACATCGCGTTGTTGTTGACGATCGCGTTGCTTGTCGCTTCGTATGTCAAAGGGTATACGGACGAACTGCATGAAATTGTCGCCGATATTGCCTCGACCATCACCGGCTTCTTGTTGGCCGGCCGGATGTTGGACAATATAAAAAAGTGACGGACAGGCGGGCTTTGAAGAGGCCCGCTTTTTCACGTTCTGTACGCGGGCAAATGAAGAGATGACAATGGAAATCGCTGCGTTGATTGGCACGAATATCAGTTCGCGTTTTTTGTGCATCCGTCAAGGGGATGTGATACAATGGGGAGAGATGGATCGGAGAAGGAGGAGAAACGGTGGACGACCGTTTTCAATTAGTGTCATCGTATCAACCGCAAGGTGATCAGCCGCAGGCGATTGAAAAATTGGTTGACGGCTTAACGCGCGGAGTGACGCACCAAACGCTGCTCGGGGCGACGGGAACGGGCAAAACGTTCACCATCTCGAACGTCATCGCCCAAGTGAACAAGCCGACGCTTGTGATCGCCCATAACAAAACGCTCGCTGGACAATTGTACAGCGAGCTGAAGGAGTTTTTTCCGCACAACGCCGTCGAATATTTTGTCAGCTACTACGATTATTATCAGCCGGAAGCGTACGTCCCGCAAACGGATACGTATATTGAAAAAGATGCGAAAATTAACGACGAGATCGATAAATTGCGGCACTCGGCGACTTCGGCGCTGTTTGAGCGGCGGGACGTCATCATCGTCGCCAGCGTGTCGTGCATTTACGGCTTAGGGTCGCCGGAAGAATATCGCGAGCTTGTTGTTTCGCTGCGCGTCGGCATGGAGATCGAGCGCAACACGTTGTTGCGGCGGTTGGTCGATATCCAGTACGACCGCAATGACATCGACTTCCGGCGCGGCACGTTTCGCGTCCGCGGCGATGTCGTCGAGATTTTCCCGGCGTCGCGCGATGAGCATTGCATCCGCGTCGAGTTTTTTGGCGATGAAATCGACCGCATTCGCGAAGTCGACGCCCTGACGGGTGAAGTGCTCGGCGAGCGTGAGCACGTCGCCATTTTCCCGGCGTCGC is part of the Geobacillus sp. 46C-IIa genome and encodes:
- a CDS encoding CsbA family protein translates to MWFLAALIIPCLLVLLFARVTYNRYIALLLTIALLVASYVKGYTDELHEIVADIASTITGFLLAGRMLDNIKK
- a CDS encoding PDZ domain-containing protein, which translates into the protein MAAWGLELLEGIAAVGRQPLLYYGALLAMVAGWRRVKRERGDFHVRIHHPWREWRGLWTWGWAAGALLSAAAITVGIALPREAVWMVTALTVVIGLTMEARLLSPAYTVGGALVLLGLVGQSGMVGSIFPDGATAGTSLALLLVLLLLAEGWLILRSRNGAVSPQLAKSKRGMTVGMQWAQRFWFVPLVLPISGGALPPVSWWPLLPAGDDYSLWLVPFLLGFSQRRQHVMPSEAAREEGQRVLRLALLVTLPAVFSVWYAPLAFVAGAMAIIGREWIAFSGHRADRARPPRFARHPQGLVIVGVLPDSKAEKMGLQIGEIIMKANGAPVRTEAEFYEALQRNRAFCKLDVVGHNGEVRFVQGALYEDEHHELGLLFVRNRGASASEAVS